CAAGTCAGAATTTCCACAACACCAGAAAAATACGATTAACAACAGAAGTAGTCGCTAAGGATAGTCACCCGAGCCTTGACCTGGTAACCCACGAACTAGCAGAcacccgactcccctgcccggcCGGCCTTTCAGAtgtgagccgctcgaaccagacaTGTCCGAGGGAGcagtagcattgttctcttcttatttggtaggaatgcgtcctattccctgtgtCCAGATTTGTAACCCTACTCGATGTTGAAGCCAGATattacaggaccctgacgcacgAGCATACCAGGTTCCGCGATATTTGATGCACAATGGACGAGCACTGCCACAGGAGCTACAAATCTATGCTCACATAGAGCAATAGgtgaggtacaccctggacagttcagggccacacacaaagacaaacaccctgtcactgtcacatggtcaatttagagtgtacaATTTACCTAATACAAATACTGAATGAATTtgaaatgtgggaggaaaccagaggacCGGGCgaaaaaacccatgcacacatgaggagtacatgcacactccatgcaGACATCCTTATTCCGACCAGGTCgggaacctgggtcttcttgctgcaaagacaagagttctaaccactacaccaactgcgTGGCCCTctacaattttatttaaaagtgtaatCAAAACAAAAGGTCAAAATGTTTGTGTCAATTATTAAATTCTCGATATAAGTtgtactgtattttcttttcccaaCTTTTCTTAAAAAGGGGGTTGTACTTtctacaaatgttttttttttatccttgaGGAATTGAGGTTGAACATTCAGGAGTACCAGGGGACATTTGTTTTGCTCTGGTCTTGTGAGTTGCAAGATAATCAACAAGATATTAATCAGCTGTATGGTGAAGACCTTGGATCAGAAGCTGTCAGAGCACAGCagcgtctcctctctctctctctctggacatGGAGGCTCCGGAAGAAACTGAACTCTGCTTTCCCCACATCAACACCTCGTGCAGGAGGATGAGGCGTCCTTACATGGAGACCACGCTCATGTACACTGTGATGTCCTGCATCATTGTGTTCACTGTGATTCTTAAcctgctggtcatcatctctatctccCACTTCAGGCAGTCAAAACTTTTTCACATGGCTACATAGGCTGCATCACTTTTTTATGGCATATGTGGCTGTAAATGCAACTTAATGCTTTACTAGTCCTccgtaatattattattacaactgCTTGTAACACAATTTCTACATACAACATGAACGGTttcagtgttgattttctctgatttcaggcagctccacaccaccaccaacctcctccttctctctctggctgtctctGACTTCCTCATGGGGCTCCTGGAGATGCCACTTCATCTCCACTATCAAGGCTGCTGGCTCCTTGGTGACCAAATGTGTGCTCTAAATATCTTTATAAGTTTCCtctttgtcagtgtttcagtgGGATGCATGGTGCTCATAGCGATTGACCGTTATATAGCAATATGTGACCCCATGTTTTACACCACCAGAGTCACTCTGACCAGAGTcaaaatctgtgtttgtctttgttggaTGTTTGCTGGTGTACACTGCATTTGGATATTAAGGGATTTATTAAAACAGCCTGACATATTTAGGACTTGCTACGGAGAGTGCGGAGTTGTTGTCCCTTTTGCTGACGGACTTGTTGATCTTATTGCCACCTTTTTAGGCCCTATTTTAATTATTGCAATTCTCTATTCCAGAGTGTTCTTTgtggctgtgtctcaggctcgAGCCATGCGCTCTCACATCGCAGTCGTCACAGTGGAGCGTTCCCAGACTGTAAAAGTtaagaaatctgagattaaagcagccaggactctcggtattgtaattattgttttttttctctgctcctGTCCATATTATAGTTTTGCTATTGCAGCTGAAAGTGGCTTGATCGGAGGGTCAACTTCAGGCATTGAGATTTGgttcttgtttttaaattccAGTCTTAATCcaatcatttatgtttttttctacctGTGGTTCAGAAAAACCATTAAATATATTGTTTCACTTCAGATACTGCAGCCTGGCTCCCGTGATGCCAGTGTACtatagagagagagcgagagggtgCAGAATGTGATAGACTGTCActgaatttgttaaaatatcaaattcaaatcttctataaaaatgtgtttcaatCCTGTGAAATTCAtaatgtgtaaaagaaaaagatttatgGAACTTTTAGTTGTAATAAGAAAATGAAATTTGTATTACCATGTCTAAACCATTGAAAATGTTCTCCCCAGTCCCAACCATTGTCTACTTCtcatacaattttttttttatttaataatagtATGCAATTTGAGTCACCTGTAGTTTGAAAGACTCAAAGCACAggtgtaataataaaataagaattaaaaaagtatatattAGTCCCCAATCCTAACATACAGTCAGGTATTGATTTACTTGagtttgcattgttttttgattttaaatcaGTTTTGCTCTGGGGGAGGGGTGTTAAAAATAGGAGACCGCTCTATTATGTGTATGTgatcttgtatttatttctttgtgaggtccaaaaaaaatgtaaaaaactaACTAATACaattttttgagtttttaaattattactattaaatcTCTGGCATTATTGACAAGCTCCAGCCTACAGAGGCACTGGTTTATTCTGAACCTTGTATATAACGGACCCTGGGTGGTTCTGTTGTAAACTGACCCTTTGTGTTGTATATTATGCATATACTGCTTCTCGCCTGTTTTAACAAATCGCTTGTGTGCAAACTGACCTTTCTtgcaagaaataaaatcttgtcAGCAAGTCTCTATTTCATTATTCATGTTAGAATTTTCACaacaccattcactctcacattaacACCTATTGGCAATTTAGAGAGCCTAAtttacctctgcatgtttttggactgtgggaggaaaccagtgAACTagaagaacccggagaaaaccatgcacacacagggagaacatgcaaactccacacaggaagGCCAAGATGcaaaaccagcaaccttcttgctgtgaggcaacagtgctagccacgtgTTCTACTGCATGGCCCCCACAgagcataaaatacattttaaaagaaataaggTGACAATATGcaactcactcaaaaaaggtTAGGACAGTATATGACTGAAGAGGCTGTACACGAAACGCTGTTCTGTATGGTTCCTCAATTGGCATCTTTACTGGTAACCAGGGTTGGGCATCGGTTGGGTTTTATCCGATACCGGTGCctactctttattttttaaatggttcTGGTGCTTAAGTGGTTCTCGAACcggtacttaaaaaaaacaaaaccgcACACACTTTGTCAAAAAACAATACCCTTTTATTTCCAGGGCCCAAAGGTGTCAGATACGCCGGCCATGTCCccagcactatttatgatcaacaattTTGTCCCTACCACTTTTGAaaagtttcctctggcttcgccttgcccaggcatagttcaccatatTTCGGGTTCTATAGCACACGCTCACACTCCACCTCCCCGATGCTGCGGGACGAGATGGGCCGGTGGTGTGCCCGGCCACTCTGTGAGAAGGTGGTTGGGATCCCACCTTGGCCGGTGTgtgccggccctcactttcattgcgtcACAGGGTTTCGTGTGTGTGCCCTCCGACTCGCACGTGCGCTAAACTCCTGGGTCCATGTTTCAAGACTGGTGGGGTGGGTTACCGGCATCACCGCAGACCCGGTTACCCTTCAAACAGCTGACACCCAACTCCCCTGCCCGACAGGCCTTTCAGATGTGAGCCGCTCAAACCAGATGGgaccgagggagctgtagcattgttctcttcttctttggtagggaTGCTTCCTATTCCCTGTGTCCAGATTTGCACCCTTATTCGATGTTGAAGCCAGATATTACAGGACCCTGGCGCACGAGTATGCCAGGTTTGGCGATATTTGACGCGCAATGCGATGAGCACTGCGGTGCACATGGAAgcataccagggcctttagtcTTAGGCGTCAAACGACTTGGTGACAAACTTTGTAAGAGAATGTCTGTCATGAGCATGAGGGTCAAAAACCAGCTAGGGTACTGCATGCCCAGAACATGGACGATCTGCTTATCTGTAAAAGTACCGTTGATGTAGAGTCTGAAATTTGAATTTGATATGCTCTTGCGTCGTCTCTAACGAGGAACTCCATAGGTATTTTAGCAGGACAATGTCAGGCCTTATTCAGCATAAGTTATAACAGTGTGGCTTTGAACATAGAGTCTGTGTGATTGTCTGTCCGTTAGATATGTGTCCTATTAAAAATGTATGGGACAGCATGAGAATTAGAATCAGATGGTTACCACAAAAGGTATTTTATACAGCAAGAATAGGTAAACTTTGCATCTACAATtaccaaccatccatccatctatccatccatccatcttctaccactttgtcctccacatgagggttgccgCGGGAGCTGtgcaaatctcagctgacagagcaATAGgtgaggtacaccctggacagttcagggccacacacatagataaacaaccacccacacacctatggtcaaatTATTTAAAAGTGTAATCAAAACAAAAGGTCAAAAGGTTTGTGTGAATTATTAAACTCTTGAATTtagttttactgtatttttttcccaaCTTTTCTTAAAAAGGGGGTTGTACTTtctacaaatgttttttatccTTTAGGAATTGAGGTTGAACATTTAGGAGTACCAGGGgacttttgttttgctctggTCTCATGAGTTGGTCTTGTGAGTTGCAAGATAAATCTACAAGATATAAATCAGCTGTATGATGAAGACCTTGGATAAGAAGCTGTCAGAGCACAGCAGCGTCTCCTCTCTCTGGACATGGATGCTCCGGAAGAAACTGAACTCTGTTTTCCCCACATCAACACCTCGTGCAGGAGGACGAGGCGTCCTTACATGGAGACCACGCTTATGTACACCGTGATGTCCTGCATCATTGTGCTCACTGTGATTCTTAAcctgctggtcatcatctctatctccCACTTCAGGCAGAGTCAATACTTTTTCAAATGGCTACATAGGCTGCATCACTTTTTTATGGCATATGTGACTGTAAATGCACCTTGATGCCCTTCAAGTCctctgtaatattattattccaaCTGCTTGTAACACAAATTCTACATACAACATGAATGGTttcagtgttgattttctctgatttcaggcggctccacaccaccaccaacctcctccttctctctctggctgtctctGACTTCGTCATGGGGCTCCTGGAGATGCCAGTTCATCTCGACTATCAAGGCTGCTGGCTCATTGGTGACCGAATGTGTGCTCTAAATGCCTTTTTAAGTTTCCTCCTTGTCAGCGTTTCAGTGGGATGCATGGTGCTCATAGCGATAGACCGCTATATAGCAATTTGTAACCCCATGTTTTACACCACCAGAGTCACtctgaccagagttaaactctgtgtttgtctgtgttggatATTTTCTGGTGTACACAGCTGTTGGATGTTGAGGGATTTGTTAAAACAGCCTGACATATTTAGGACTTGCTACGGAGAGTGCATAGTTGTTGTCACTTTTGCTGAAGGACTTTTTGATCTTATTTCCACCTTTTTAGGCCCTGTTTTAATAATTGCAATTCTCTATTCAAGAGTGCTCGTGgtggctgtgtctcaggctcgAGCCATGCGCTCTCACGTGGCAGTTGTCACAGTGCAGCGTTCCCACACTGTAAAAGCTAGGAAATCTGAGATAAAAGCAGCCAGGACTCTCGGTATTGTAATTATTGTGTTTCTTCTCTGCTCGTCTCCATATTATAGTTTTACTGTTGCAGCTCAAAGTAACTCGGTCGGGGGGATAACATCAGGCATTGAGATTTGGTTGTTGTATTTAAACTCCAGTCTTAACCCCatcatttatgtctttttctaccCGTGGTTCAGAAAaaccattaaacacatttttacacttcaCATTCTGCAGCCTGGCTCCCGTGATGTGAGTGtgatgtagagagagagagagagagagagagagcgagagagctgACACAGAAGTTGTTGTGAAcatattaaattcaaatgtctgaaTGTCTTCAGGTGGTTGTGTCaagtatttttgttatttggaCACAAACATTTTATAAACTATTAAATAATATGACGAAAAATCTGACCTATATAGTATACTAATTAAATACCACTTCATCATCACTCTTATCTGTTTTCATACACCACTGTCGTGCATATCTTTCTTCACTGCTTTTTGAATCAGTTTTGCTCATAATTTCCTGAAGATCATGAATTGTTGTTGGTCACAAGGATTTTATTTCACAGTGCAGTTGATAATCAAAGCTGTTCCATGTTGATCTGCATTCAGTCTACacgtatacatatgtatatgtaatatgtagAATATCACAGTTGATGGGTCAGGTCATGGGTCATTAGTGATGAGCATTTGGTCCATTGAAACAATGGCAAATTCATTGTCAATAGTGTATCAATATCTCATGCAAACATATTTCAAAATGACCAGAAAATTCCCTTTTTACAAgttttatatattgttttgtcTTCACATGTTTGTTGGACAGATGATAAACGCTTTAAGCAGCTATGATTTAATTCCTCAATTcactaaaacaaatataaaaggtACTGTAAAGACATTTTGTGCaattaaaatacttaaaatcccttaaagattaaagatcactgtctttattctttaaagactgtataaataatatttgCTATTTTGCAATAATATTTGCTGTTTTATcattgctgttttattattgcaCTTCATTATGTCTGAAAACACAACTGTTTTTATACAAAAGCGTAACTTTCCAACagggacaaaaaagtctttcACATTTGTTCTGATTTCTCTTAGATAAAGCAAGAttaagattgtgtgtgtgttaaaatgtacaattcttcatttatttatttagagttCATCATTTATTACTTAAATCTCTTCATGTATGGAGAACAAAACATGgcttatgtataaataaattaataaatgaatgcatgcatgcataaataaatgcatgaataattaaatgaaagcataaatgaataaataaaatgcatgaatactgtacattcataaataaataaaagcatacaaaatattaataaataaatgcatgaatacctttataaataaatgtattaccAAATTACCAAATGATTTAAAAGTGCAATCAGAAGAAAATATCAAAAGGTTTGTGTAAATTATTAAACTCTTGATTTtagttttactgtatttttgtccCAACTTTTCTTAAAAAGAGGGTTGTACTTTCTACAAATGTTTTTATGCTTTAGGAATTGAGGTTGAACATTCAGGAGTACCAGGGgacttttgttttgctctggTCTCATGACTTGCACGATCAATCAAAAAGATAAATCAGCTGTATGATGAAGACCTTGGATCAGAAGCTGTCAGGGCACAGCagcgtctcctctctctctctgaacatgGAGGCTCTGGAGGAACCTGAACTCTGTTTTCCCCACATCAACACCTCGTGCAGGAGGACAAGGCGTCCTTACATGGAGACCACACTCATGTACAGTGTGATGTCCTGCATCATTGTGCTCACTGTGATTCTTAACCTActggtcatcatctctatctccCACTTCAGGCAGAGTCAAAACTTTTTCACATGGCTGCACAGGCAGCATCACTTTTTATGGCATATGGGGCTGTAAATGCACCTTGATGCTCTTCTAGTCCTccgtaatattattattacaactgCTTGTAACAAAATTTCTACATACAACATGAATGGTttcagtgttgattttctctgatttcaggcggctccacaccaccaccaacctcctccttctctctctggctgtctctGACTTCCTCATGGGGCTCCTTGAGATGCCACTTCATCTCCACTATCAAGGCTGCTGGATCCTTGGTGACCGAATGTGTGCTCTAAATATCTTTTTTAGTTTCCTACTTGTCAGCGTTTCAGTGGGATGCATGGTGCTCATAGCGATCGACCGCTATATCGCAATATGTAACCCCATGTTTTACACCACCAGAGTCACtctgaccagagttaaactctgtgtttgtctgtgttggatATTTTCTGCTGTACACAGCATTTGGATGTTAAGGGATTTGTTAAAACAGCCTGACATGTTTCGGTCCTGCTACGGAGAGTGCACAGTTGTTGTCACTTTCGCTGAAGGACTTGTTGATCTTATTGCCACCTTTTTAGGCCCCGTTTTAATTATTGCAATTCTCTATTCcagagtgtttgtgtggctgtgtctcaggctcgAGCCATGCGCTCTCACATCGCAGTTGTCACAGTGGAGCGTTCTCAGACTGTAAAAGCtaagaaatctgagattaaagcagccaggactctcggtattgtaattattgtttttcttctctgctcatGTCCATATTATAGTTTTGCTGTTGCAGCTGAAAGTAACTCGGTCGGGGGGTCAACTTCAGGCATTGAGATTTGGTTAATGTACATAAACTCTAGTCTTAATCCTATAGTTTATGTATTTTTCTACCGGTGGTTCAGAAAAACCATTAAATATATTGTTTCACTTCAGATACTGCAGCCTGGCTCCCGTGATGCCAGTGTactatagagagagagagagagagagacggtgcAGAATGTGATAGATTGACActgaatttgttaaaatattaaattcacaTAGTTAGCACTCTATAAATGTCTTCtataaagacatgttttaatcCAGGGAATttcataatgttaaaaaaaaaaagagagattatGGAACTGCTTTTTGGTCATAATGAGAAAATGAATTTTTTATCACCATGTCTAAACCATTGGAAATGTTATCCCCAGTCACCACCATCGTCACTGTCATTGTCTGTTTCTCATttactaaataaaacaaagccattaGAGCCAACAGCAATTCAAATGACTGAAACTACAGGTGTAATGATAAAATAAGTATACATTGTTAACCGTCCCTGATCCTAACATACTGTGAAAGTAAATAGTAGGTATTGATttactttagtttagtttactttAGCTTTTTGATTTTAAATCAGTTTTGCTCATATAAATGGCCATTAATGGAATCTATGCTCTGGGGGAGGGATGTTAAAAATAGGAGACTgctccagtttgtgtgtgtgatcttgtatttatatatttgtgagGTCAACAAAAAACctaagtaaaacatttttttgaattCTTAAATCTCTGGCAGCACTGACAAGCTTGAGCTTACATCGGCACTGGTCTATGTTGGACCCTGTGTTAAACGGACCCTGGGCAGTTCTGTTGTAAGATGGCCATTTGTGTTCTATATTAGATGAATAGACGTTTTCATTGACAATCCCTATATCCATGAAAAATGGGACACTTTaagaaaaatgcaataaaacaaaaatttgTAACCGATAAAAATGCAAagacacaatttgtagttttttcaACCGTATTCATACACTCTTTCATTcatcttttaccactttatcctccacatgagggttatggggctgctggtgctaatcccaactgacatagggcgaaaggctgggtacaccctggacaggtcgccagtccatcacagggccacatatagaggcCAATAACCATTGTAATTGTAAATTCAACTCTCTTTGATATTGAATCTTTTGAGATAAGTCCACAttatgttttttccccacagttaATATCAGATAACCATTTGTAGCTACCTATTTCCATATCCCCTACTGATCCTGCTCGGGAACTCAAGGGGTATCAACTCGCAAGGTCTACCCAAGTTAGAAAACAATATGACCATGGGAGTCCAGTTCCAGTAAGATGTGAAAGCCACTAAATCAAAGACCCTTTATGTCTGAGGGATGCTCCCGGCCTCCTGTGGTGTGGTCcttatgaataaatgtttgacTGCAGTCAGTGTTAGTTGTATTTTGTTGCACAACACCGCTCGTTTGCAGACTGACCTTTCTTGCGAGACATAACAACTTGTCAGCCAACAGAAGTCTCTATTTCATTATTCACCAACAACAAGCAATGGAGAATTTCCACAACACCATTCACCCAACTGGTGAACCagaagaacccggagaaaacccatgaaCACATAGGGAGAatgtgcaaactccacacaggaaAGCCAAGATgcgaaccagcaaccttcttgcagtgaggcaacagtgctaagcATGTGTTCTACTGTATGGCCCCCACAAAgcataatgtatattttaaaagaaattagACAGTTGcaactcactcaaaaaaagttagGAAAGTATATGACTGAAGAGGCTTTACATGAAACCCTGTTCTGTATGGTTCCTCAATTGGCATCTTTACTGGTAACAGGTTAAGGTGTCAGGATTTGGTAGAACAGGTGCATCAGCCAAAGTCTTAAGGATCTGGTATACTTCTGTGCACAGCGCATGGACCCGATAAGCACTTTGCACATGGCGCGAATTGCGTCATAAACACGCAGCttgcagcccagattttggaaccttGCACAAAGAGTGTGTTGGGTGTCAATGGACAGCGCATGCACAAACTGAACTACCGCCCCACCGGTAGCTGGCGTATTAAGCCCCGcacaccaagcagaaaaaaacatttcgacagCAGAAGTGGTtaccaaggatagtcatccaagcctcgacctggcgaccctcgaaccagctgacaccccgactcccctgtcCGAtgggcctttcagctgtgagccgctcgGACCAGATGTGTCTGAGGGAgttgtagcattgttctcttcttggTAGCAAagcgtcctattccctgtgtccagactaccgccacctgatggtgaagtgaAATACTACAGGACCGTGTGCGGCATGTGTGCTGAAGTATATCAGGGCCTTAAGCGGACAGGTCAGATATTCCCACCAATGCGACTCATATGTCCTTAAAAACGTGACTGTTACAAATGACATAAACACATATGGGCATGATCCATGATGACATAATCCCTTTTGACCTGTGTCCCTTCAAGGAATTGGACTCACACCGAGTTGTCACGTCTTTTAAGTCTTTGGGGGTGTGGATTAAGCTACTGGGTCACTTTTGAAAGACAATGTAAGCATGtcgttgcctcacagcaaggaggtCACTGATTTGAAACATAATGTCAAAATCATGTATACCTGTATACCTCATGTATACCTCAATAACATACCAACGCTTTCTTGCATATCTTCAAAGACACAGcaggtgtctcaggctcgggCCATGCGCTCTCACGTGGCAGTCATCACAGTAGAGCGTTCCCAGACTGTAAAAGCAAtaaaatctgagattaaagcagccAGGACTCTCGGTATTGTAATGATAGTGTTTCTTCTTTGCTCATGTCcatattattgttttgctgttgcAGCTGAGGCTAACTTGGTTGGGGCATCATCTTCAGGCATTGAGCTTTGGTTAGTCTACTTAAACTCGACCTTTAACCCtgtgatttatgtctttttctaccCATGGttcagaaaaaacattaaacacattttttactcTACAGATTCTGCTGCCTGGCTCCAGTCAAGTGAGTGTGATGTAGAAAGAGAGATAATCtgtgaagaaaatattaaatttcaaTGTGTGAAAGCCTTCTGTTGATTGTGTCAAGCATGTCTGTTTACTGGATGCGAAGATttacaaaatgaccacaaaagGTTTGGTCATTTCTTCCTAAAGTCAAAATCACTGAAGTGTAGTAATTACACAAAGTACATGAGTGATgagcaataacacaaataattatgaattaacattattgttattaaattcTTTATAGGGGATGTGTATGGGCATACATTACCAAACActgcaagaataaaaaaatgatgaattcCATTAGAGCCAC
This genomic interval from Solea solea chromosome 2, fSolSol10.1, whole genome shotgun sequence contains the following:
- the LOC131474938 gene encoding trace amine-associated receptor 1-like codes for the protein MEAPEETELCFPHINTSCRRMRRPYMETTLMYTVMSCIIVFTVILNLLVIISISHFRQLHTTTNLLLLSLAVSDFLMGLLEMPLHLHYQGCWLLGDQMCALNIFISFLFVSVSVGCMVLIAIDRYIAICDPMFYTTRVTLTRVKICVCLCWMFAGVHCIWILRDLLKQPDIFRTCYGECGVVVPFADGLVDLIATFLGPILIIAILYSRVFFVAVSQARAMRSHIAVVTVERSQTVKVKKSEIKAARTLGIVIIVFFLCSCPYYSFAIAAESGLIGGSTSGIEIWFLFLNSSLNPIIYVFFYLWFRKTIKYIVSLQILQPGSRDASVL
- the LOC131455384 gene encoding trace amine-associated receptor 13c-like, whose protein sequence is MDAPEETELCFPHINTSCRRTRRPYMETTLMYTVMSCIIVLTVILNLLVIISISHFRRLHTTTNLLLLSLAVSDFVMGLLEMPVHLDYQGCWLIGDRMCALNAFLSFLLVSVSVGCMVLIAIDRYIAICNPMFYTTRVTLTRVKLCVCLCWIFSGVHSCWMLRDLLKQPDIFRTCYGECIVVVTFAEGLFDLISTFLGPVLIIAILYSRVLVVAVSQARAMRSHVAVVTVQRSHTVKARKSEIKAARTLGIVIIVFLLCSSPYYSFTVAAQSNSVGGITSGIEIWLLYLNSSLNPIIYVFFYPWFRKTIKHIFTLHILQPGSRDVSVM